A single window of Solanum dulcamara chromosome 5, daSolDulc1.2, whole genome shotgun sequence DNA harbors:
- the LOC129889582 gene encoding formin-like protein 14: MSLLSRFFYRRPPDGLLELDDRVYVFDSCFSTEVLPEGIYQLYLHEIINELHEEFPDSSFLAFNFREGEKRSQFAEILCEYDVTVMDYPRQYEGCPVLPLSLIHHFLCICESWLSLRNHNNVILLHCERGGWPLLAFILASFLIFRKLQSGERKTLEMVYREAPKGLSQLLSPLNPFPSQLRYLQYISRRNISPEWPPPEQALSLDCLILRAIPRFDNQKGCRPILRIFGRNLLSKDGLSAHMLYSMPKKGRSLRHYRQKDSDVIKIDIQCLVQGDVVLECVHLDLDPEREVMMFRIMFNTAFIRSNILMLNCDNLDILWDSKARYPKGFRAEVLFGDVESISPLKAPTAALNGEETGGLPIEAFSRVQDLFSGADWVDTGDDAALWLFKQLSVLNDMKDLSILQSRMSGYSSPFDSEEENNASSIADSLDFLDSEKASSLTYANTTDVNFLDEQDSASDGTSDPKISEGQMKLSMLDIGPVQSLSENNSQLDTAIAPEHSKGVRVCDTRTSSSSPLPSPPPSPAPVISSIKVPQSSAPSPPSPPSLFGSPSKEVSLPPPPPPPIIGGPSSVPRTPPLSILSSSNRSPLPPPPPPPPPPSIGSNREQSPPRQPTSSTSPDSFSRGPPPPPPPPSSPFKSILSTPKPPPPPPPLPNKSFLCTSAPPHPPPVPTFSTSRSALPPPPPPPPPPPPRGPSNCNLSAPLPPPPPPFISSSPPPSMSSKCSPLPCVTPLPPPPPPPTPSALFKGPPPPAPPPPPPPSSTSNRPTPLAPPPPPPPPLSSSSTSNRPTLLAPPPAPPPPPPQPPSSTSNRPTPLAPPLPPPPPSSNSKRPPAPPPPPMGVPRQGSTPPAPPPAPKAPTAPPPPRRGLTPAPPPPPGGKGLNVPVPPPPSTGRVRASVGATALGKGRGAGGTSIPPKKASLKPLHWSKVTRAMQGSLWADTPNKENTSRAPEIDITELENLFSVASATDGTSKGGGRRGSKINKPEKVQLIDLRRAYNCEIMLTKIKIPLPDMLNAILALDSSALDIDQVENLIKFCPTKEEMETLRNYNGDKGMLGKCEQFFLELMKVPRVESKLRVFSFTITFSNQVNDLRSNLSIINDATREVKESAKLRQIMQTILTLGNALNQGTARGSAVGFKLDSLLKLSDTRARNNKMTLMHYLCKLLAEKMPELLDFDKDLVHLEAASKIQLKSLAEEMQAVSKGLEKVEQELTASDSDGIISSGFQKVLKNFLDTAEAEVKSLTTLYIEVGRSADSLSLYFGEDPARCPFEQVTQILVVFMKMFKKSRDENEQAADAERKKLEKEALKEQAAASSSGKKEVGDADRIKLNFRNQLHAV, encoded by the exons ATGTCGCTGTTAAGTAGATTTTTCTATAGAAGGCCCCCAGATGGGTTGCTGGAACTTGATGATAGAGTATATG TTTTTGATTCTTGTTTTTCGACTGAAGTACTGCCTGAGGGAATTTATCAGCTTTACTTGCACGAAATTATAAATGAACTGCATGAAGAATTTCCAGATTCCTCCTTTCTTGCTTTCAATTTCAGAGAAGGCGAGAAAAGGAGCCAGTTTGCGGAGATTTTATGCGAGTATGATGTAACTGTAATGGATTACCCAAGGCAATATGAAGGCTGTCCTGTACTGCCATTGTCTTTGATACATCATTTTCTATGTATCTGTGAGAGTTGGCTTTCTCTTCGAAATCACAATAATGTAATTTTGTTACACTGTGAGAGAGGTGGTTGGCCCCTGCTAGCCTTCATTTTGGCTAGTTTCTTGATTTTCAGAAAGTTACAAAGTGGAGAGAGAAAAACTCTTGAGATGGTTTATCGTGAGGCACCTAAAGGTTTATCGCAATTATTGTCACCTTTGAACCCATTCCCTTCTCAGCTTCGTTACCTGCAATATATATCAAGAAGAAATATATCTCCCGAGTGGCCTCCTCCTGAACAAGCTCTTTCTTTGGATTGCCTCATTCTTCGTGCCATTCCAAGATTCGACAATCAAAAAGGGTGTAGGCCAATTTTGCGCATTTTTGGAAGGAACCTTCTCAGCAAGGATGGATTATCAGCTCATATGTTGTACTCCATGCCGAAGAAAGGTAGAAGCCTTCGACATTATCGCCAG AAGGACAGTGATGTCATCAAGATCGATATTCAGTGTTTGGTGCAAGGAGATGTAGTTTTGGAGTGTGTCCACTTAGACCTGGATCCTGAAAGGGAAGTCATGATGTTCCGTATTATGTTTAACACAGCGTTTATTCGGTCCAACATTTTGATGTTAAACTGCGATAACCTGGATATTCTATGGGATTCAAAGGCACGCTATCCGAAAGGCTTTCGAGCTGAG GTTTTATTTGGTGATGTTGAGAGCATATCTCCTCTAAAAGCTCCCACTGCAGCTCTAAATggtgaggagactggtggactTCCTATTGAAGCTTTTTCAAGGGTACAAGACCTTTTTAGTGGTGCTGATTGGGTTGATACTGGTGATGATGCTGCGTTGTGGTTGTTTAAACAGCTATCAGTGCTGAATGATATGAAAGATTTGTCAATTTTGCAAAGTAGGATGAGTGGCTATTCGTCCCCATTTGATtctgaagaagaaaataatgcatCGAGCATTGCTGACAGTTTGGACTTTCTGGACTCAGAGAAAGCTAGTAGTCTTACTTATGCTAATACAACAGATGTCAATTTTTTAGATGAACAGGATTCAGCTTCTGATGGAACTTCTGATCCAAAGATTTCTGAGGGTCAAATGAAGCTTTCAATGTTAGATATTGGTCCTGTTCAGTCTCTTTCTGAAAATAACAGTCAATTGGATACTGCCATTGCTCCTGAACATTCAAAGGGAGTTCGAGTTTGCGATACAAGgacttcctcttcttctccgCTACCTTCACCACCTCCGTCACCTGCCCCTGTGATTTCTAGTATAAAAGTCCCTCAATCATCAGCTCCATCTCCCCCTTCACCACCCTCTCTGTTTGGTTCTCCTAGCAAGGAGGTGTCATTACCTCCTCCACCTCCTCCTCCTATAATTGGTGGCCCTTCTTCTGTCCCACGTACTCCTCCACTTTCAATACTTTCAAGTTCTAATAGATCACCTCTACCACCACCACCGCCACCACCACCACCGCCTTCAATTGGTAGTAATAGAGAACAGTCACCGCCAAGACAACCTACTTCTTCAACTTCCCCCGATAGCTTTTCTAGAGGACCTCCGCCACCTCCACCACCTCCATCATCTccttttaaaagtattttatcaACTCCTAAGCCACCTCCACCACCTCCACCACTTCCTAATAAGAGCTTTTTATGCACTTCTGCTCCTCCACATCCACCTCCTGTCCCTACATTTTCTACTTCTAGAAGTGCATTGCCTCcacctccaccaccaccaccacctcctcCTCCTCGGGGGCCATCTAACTGTAATTTATCAGCTCCCCTTCCTCCACCTCCCCCTCCTTTTATCTCTTCGTCTCCTCCACCTTCCATGTCATCTAAGTGTTCACCCTTGCCTTGTGTAACTCCTCTGCCTCCCCCACCTCCCCCGCCTACCCCTTCTGCCCTTTTCAAAGGCCCTCCACCCCCCGCACCACCTCCACCTCCACCTCCATCCTCTACTTCAAATAGGCCAACTCCGTTGGCACCTCCACCGCCACCACCACCGCCTCTATCTTCATCCTCTACGTCAAATAGGCCAACTCTGTTGGCACCTCCACCGGCACCGCCTCCACCTCCACCTCAACCTCCATCCTCTACATCAAATAGGCCAACTCCGTTGGCACCGCCACTGCCACCACCTCCACCGTCAAGCAATTCTAAAAGGCCACCTGCACCTCCTCCACCCCCTATGGGAGTTCCTAGGCAAGGTTCCACTCCACCAGCACCTCCACCAGCACCAAAGGCTCCTACTGCTCCACCACCTCCTAGGCGGGGTTTGACACCCGCTCCACCTCCCCCGCCTGGTGGAAAGGGCCTTAATGTGCCAGTGCCACCACCTCCATCTACTGGGCGTGTAAGAGCCTCTGTAGGCGCAACTGCTCTAGGGAAAGGGCGAGGTGCAGGAGGTACTTCAATTCCTCCTAAAAAAGCTTCATTGAAGCCCTTACATTGGTCGAAAGTTACACGAGCTATGCAAGGGAGTTTATGGGCTGATACGCCAAACAAGGAAAATACTTCCag AGCACCTGAAATTGATATCACGGAGCTTGAAAATTTGTTTTCCGTGGCTTCAGCTACTGATGGAACTAGCAAAGGTGGAGGCCGACGTGGTTCCAAAATCAACAAACCAGAAAAAGTGCAATTG ATTGATTTGCGCAGGGCATACAATTGCGAAATCATGCTTACAAAAATCAAGATTCCCCTGCCTGATATGCTT AATGCTATTTTGGCTTTGGATTCATCAGCTTTGGACATTGATCAGGTTGAAAATCTGATAAAATTTTGCCCGACAAAAGAAGAAATGGAGACATTGAGG AACTATAATGGGGACAAGGGAATGCTTGGAAAGTGTGAGCAG TTTTTCCTGGAGCTGATGAAGGTCCCACGAGTTGAGTCCAAGTTACGAGTGTTTTCATTTACTATCACTTTTTCTAATCAG GTGAATGACTTGAGAAGTAATCTGAGTATAATTAATGATGCTACTAGAGAG GTGAAAGAATCTGCCAAATTACGTCAGATAATGCAGACCATTCTAACATTGGGAAATGCACTGAATCAGGGTACAGCACGAG GATCTGCTGTAGGGTTCAAGTTGGACAGTCTTCTTAAGCTTTCCGACACTCGTGCTAGAAACAACAAAATGACCTTGATGCATTATCTGTGCAAG CTCCTTGCTGAGAAAATGCCAGAGTTGCTTGATTTTGACAAGGATCTTGTTCACTTGGAAGCTGCTTCTAAG ATCCAACTGAAGTCTTTGGCTGAAGAAATGCAAGCAGTGAGTAAAGGTCTTGAGAAAGTTGAACAAGAACTTACTGCGTCCGACAGTGATGGTATAATATCTTCAGGCTTTCAGAAG GTGTTAAAGAATTTCCTTGATACTGCTGAGGCTGAAGTCAAGTCTCTCACTACTCTTTATATTGAAGTG GGAAGGAGTGCAGACTCCCTATCCTTGTATTTTGGCGAGGATCCAGCTCGATGCCCCTTTGAGCAAG TGACACAGATTCTGGTGGTGTTCATGAAGATGTTTAAAAAATCACGTGATGAGAACGAACAAGCAGCTGATGCTGAAAGGAAGAAACTGGAGAAGGAAGCATTGAAGGAACAAGCAGCTGCTAGTTCTTCTGGGAAGAAAGAAGTTGGTGATGCTGATAGAATAAAACTGAATTTTCGAAATCAGTTACATGCTGTGTGA